One segment of Tamlana crocina DNA contains the following:
- a CDS encoding SusD/RagB family nutrient-binding outer membrane lipoprotein: protein MTYLRKLLTIGLVSLLFACTSDFEDINTNPNRTNVGDIKASGLFEPLLYNGINAWQNYTWFWNNELIQFTAFTGGGTRQEHRYFIGDQNWQSVWNTYARYTNNALHMYDLSVAQNDQSLQAVALTLKVLYMSNLTDMFGDVPYSEAFQAREGGTTEPKFDSQKEVYEQMFADLETANSLYAENPVFIKPALDGMYGGNIQQWRKFNNALYLRLLCRVSGRDEMNTAAKMTMMLNNPSKYPLFESNEDNATVQFSGSDPYRSQFANTNENGFTSSGRKLTEQLIKMTVIADDFGNQTYEDPRLAIYGKKNPNYLVNGVNAWKGTIAGCTETEQSAADAGTSWLNAAVFCRAEMPASYMDYAEVQFILAEAALKGSIAGGELAAKQYYENAVTASIEKWAELGQYSETPVEISAENIEAFLASDLASWDNAANKAELIANQKFLSLFWIGMEAYHEYRRTGYPELTIGRGTVFNDYVLPTRFAYPNTTMATNNANAQEALVRMGGENNMKTPVWWSKQAIESGN, encoded by the coding sequence ATGACTTATTTAAGAAAACTATTAACCATCGGGTTAGTAAGCTTATTGTTTGCTTGTACTTCCGATTTTGAAGATATAAATACAAACCCAAACCGAACCAATGTTGGCGATATTAAGGCCAGCGGTTTGTTCGAACCATTGTTGTACAACGGTATTAACGCTTGGCAAAACTATACTTGGTTTTGGAACAACGAATTAATTCAGTTTACGGCATTTACGGGTGGTGGCACACGCCAAGAACATCGCTATTTTATTGGCGATCAAAACTGGCAAAGCGTATGGAATACTTATGCTCGCTACACAAACAATGCGCTGCACATGTACGATTTAAGTGTAGCACAAAACGACCAATCATTGCAAGCGGTAGCCTTAACTTTAAAGGTGCTTTACATGTCTAACTTGACCGATATGTTTGGTGATGTACCATATTCTGAGGCCTTTCAAGCACGCGAAGGTGGTACAACAGAGCCAAAGTTCGATTCTCAAAAGGAAGTTTACGAGCAAATGTTTGCCGATTTAGAAACGGCAAACAGTCTATATGCGGAAAACCCCGTGTTCATAAAACCCGCTTTAGATGGTATGTATGGCGGTAATATCCAACAGTGGAGAAAATTTAATAATGCTTTGTACCTACGTTTGTTGTGCCGTGTTAGTGGTCGTGACGAAATGAATACAGCAGCTAAAATGACAATGATGTTAAACAACCCAAGTAAATATCCATTATTCGAATCGAATGAAGATAATGCTACGGTTCAATTCTCTGGTTCCGATCCTTACCGCAGTCAGTTTGCAAATACCAACGAAAACGGATTTACAAGTTCTGGTAGAAAATTGACCGAGCAGCTAATTAAAATGACGGTTATTGCCGATGATTTTGGAAATCAAACCTATGAAGATCCCCGTTTGGCTATCTACGGAAAGAAAAACCCAAACTATTTGGTAAATGGTGTAAATGCTTGGAAAGGAACCATTGCAGGTTGCACCGAAACTGAGCAAAGCGCTGCAGATGCTGGAACATCGTGGTTAAACGCTGCTGTTTTTTGTAGAGCCGAAATGCCAGCAAGTTATATGGATTATGCCGAGGTTCAATTCATTTTAGCCGAAGCTGCTTTAAAAGGTAGTATTGCTGGTGGCGAATTGGCAGCAAAACAATACTACGAAAATGCTGTAACCGCTTCCATTGAAAAATGGGCAGAATTGGGGCAGTATAGTGAAACGCCAGTGGAAATTTCAGCAGAAAATATTGAAGCATTTTTAGCTTCAGATTTGGCATCTTGGGATAACGCTGCAAATAAGGCAGAACTTATTGCAAATCAAAAATTCTTAAGTCTATTCTGGATTGGTATGGAAGCTTATCACGAATACCGACGTACGGGATATCCAGAGTTAACCATTGGTCGTGGTACGGTGTTCAACGATTATGTATTGCCAACGCGTTTTGCTTACCCCAATACAACAATGGCAACAAACAACGCCAATGCACAAGAGGCATTGGTACGAATGGGTGGTGAAAACAATATGAAAACTCCTGTTTGGTGGAGTAAACAAGCTATTGAAAGCGGAAACTAA
- a CDS encoding BACON domain-containing protein, whose protein sequence is MNTLNKIHTNKISRLFALIALLLVSVSCNDDEETMGDPYFTIEENPTGLSVDINGITQSYVVRSNQSWEVVAQSEGEWVKAFPNKGDDDGIFKFIVEENNTFDARVMNFAFLVNGKEQPALFRVEQEANVPFITVQNAEEGVSVASAGGNFQINLSTNVEWTFQITNGDWIQDIETTETSIKLSAEKNKGTERSATLTVSSANHPALSKSVTITQLDGSIVLEEHFDWLTYGSTIFYTTSGEKRMDSWTQDEMDRGWTSTPNTSSNNQQVVYARTGFVKLGKTGYGGDLVSPKFLILDEETNVKVTFKAVPYQTKGGTQDDNTLNVGVIGPGTTSVDAFTISNWPDYDADPDCTAIWEDASATYTFTITGATAETQLQLLGGDFELKGVGKGKNRIFLDDIKVEIIP, encoded by the coding sequence ATGAATACACTAAATAAAATTCATACAAACAAAATATCGAGGTTGTTTGCATTAATAGCGCTGTTATTGGTGTCAGTTTCATGTAATGATGACGAGGAAACCATGGGTGATCCATATTTCACAATTGAAGAAAACCCAACCGGATTGTCGGTAGATATCAACGGAATTACCCAAAGCTATGTGGTACGTTCCAATCAGTCATGGGAAGTCGTAGCACAAAGCGAAGGTGAGTGGGTAAAAGCGTTTCCGAATAAAGGTGACGACGATGGCATCTTTAAATTTATTGTTGAAGAAAACAATACGTTTGATGCTCGAGTTATGAACTTTGCATTCTTGGTAAATGGCAAAGAACAGCCCGCTTTGTTTCGAGTAGAGCAAGAGGCCAACGTACCATTTATTACGGTGCAAAACGCCGAAGAAGGTGTTAGTGTTGCTTCTGCTGGTGGCAACTTTCAAATTAATTTAAGCACCAACGTTGAGTGGACTTTCCAAATCACCAATGGCGATTGGATTCAAGACATTGAAACCACCGAAACATCAATAAAACTTTCCGCAGAAAAAAATAAAGGCACAGAGCGTTCGGCGACTTTAACCGTGAGTTCTGCAAATCATCCGGCTTTAAGCAAAAGTGTTACCATTACACAATTGGATGGAAGTATTGTTTTGGAAGAACATTTCGATTGGTTAACCTACGGAAGCACGATTTTTTACACCACATCTGGCGAAAAGCGTATGGATTCTTGGACGCAAGACGAAATGGATAGAGGCTGGACAAGCACACCAAATACAAGTTCAAACAATCAGCAAGTGGTGTATGCCAGAACAGGCTTTGTAAAACTAGGAAAAACGGGTTACGGTGGAGATTTGGTTTCTCCAAAATTTTTAATTCTAGACGAAGAAACCAATGTTAAGGTTACGTTTAAGGCGGTGCCTTACCAAACCAAAGGCGGTACACAAGACGATAATACTTTAAATGTTGGGGTTATTGGCCCTGGAACGACAAGTGTAGACGCGTTTACCATTAGCAATTGGCCAGATTACGATGCCGATCCTGATTGTACAGCCATTTGGGAAGATGCTTCGGCAACTTACACCTTTACAATTACTGGTGCTACTGCCGAAACCCAATTACAATTACTTGGAGGTGATTTTGAACTTAAAGGTGTGGGTAAAGGTAAAAACCGCATTTTCTTAGATGATATTAAAGTTGAAATTATACCTTAA
- a CDS encoding calcineurin-like phosphoesterase family protein: protein MNNQSRRKFIKLSGLTTLASVSGLGFTLLNCESNDEVEIDENNDLNISGVSIPSSLDVSRDGQTTLTGKGFKVGDTIEFVSSTTSQSFSGTVVEVSDSTFTFAIPSNFESGNYAVSVLRNTNKLLLGNILCNVIANTNIPDVAGKNIKGVVYCNGEGIANVTVSDGYEVTVTDAEGRYYLASLKKTGFVFISVPGNYEVTNVGSAPQFFKRVSNSTETVEQKDFSLIQVNNDNHVVLSLADWHLANRNNDLEQFTSKVLPDINNTIDKYSANGTKVYALTLGDLTWDAYWYNNNFGLNDYVPYMNKINAPVFNLIGNHDNDPYYANDWEAENKYRDIIGPTYYSFNLGKVHYVVLDSVEYINSGGSQGTVGSRNYNERLTNDQIEWLKKDLATITDKSTPIVLAMHTPLHKHPSLDANGSQVNTTDLLNASTLKNALSEFATVHVLSGHTHVNFSVEEHNIMEHNTAALCATWWWTGRNGYAGNHICKDGSPGGYGIWEMNNRDIKWRFKGIGYDEDYQFRTYDLNSIHITAANYAPNSNDTDLADYADVYASPSANNDVLINVWGYDSQWQIEVLEGNTPLEISRVSAKDPLHIISYDALRLNAGATPTSAFVTNKTAHFFKVTAATPDATLSIKVTDRFGNVYTENMVRPKALTLDMK from the coding sequence ATGAATAATCAGTCACGAAGAAAATTTATTAAGCTAAGTGGTTTAACAACACTTGCAAGTGTTAGTGGTTTAGGCTTTACCTTGCTTAATTGTGAAAGTAATGATGAGGTTGAAATTGATGAAAATAACGACTTAAATATTTCTGGTGTTTCAATTCCTTCGTCGTTAGATGTTAGCAGAGATGGACAAACCACATTAACAGGAAAAGGATTTAAAGTTGGAGATACCATTGAGTTTGTATCTTCAACTACTTCACAGAGCTTTTCAGGAACAGTTGTTGAAGTTTCAGATAGCACATTCACCTTTGCGATTCCGTCTAATTTTGAATCAGGAAATTACGCTGTAAGTGTTTTGCGTAATACCAATAAACTATTGTTGGGTAATATTTTGTGTAATGTAATTGCGAATACCAATATTCCTGATGTTGCAGGCAAAAACATAAAAGGTGTGGTGTATTGCAATGGCGAAGGTATAGCTAATGTAACGGTTTCCGATGGTTACGAAGTAACTGTTACCGATGCAGAAGGGCGATATTATTTAGCGTCACTTAAAAAAACCGGATTTGTTTTTATTTCCGTTCCAGGAAATTACGAAGTTACCAATGTTGGTAGCGCACCTCAGTTTTTTAAGCGCGTTAGCAACAGCACCGAAACGGTTGAACAAAAAGACTTCTCGCTCATTCAAGTGAATAACGATAATCATGTGGTGTTGTCTTTGGCCGATTGGCATTTGGCAAATAGAAATAACGATTTAGAGCAATTTACATCTAAAGTGTTGCCGGACATTAACAATACCATAGATAAATATTCCGCAAACGGAACAAAAGTTTATGCGTTAACCTTGGGCGATTTAACTTGGGATGCGTATTGGTACAACAATAATTTCGGACTTAACGATTACGTGCCTTACATGAATAAAATAAATGCTCCGGTATTCAACTTAATCGGGAATCACGATAACGATCCTTATTATGCTAACGACTGGGAAGCCGAAAATAAATACCGCGATATTATTGGGCCAACGTACTATTCCTTCAACTTAGGAAAAGTGCATTATGTGGTATTGGATAGCGTGGAGTATATCAATTCTGGAGGTTCCCAAGGAACCGTAGGCAGCAGAAATTACAACGAGCGTTTAACCAACGATCAAATAGAATGGTTAAAAAAGGATTTGGCAACCATTACAGATAAAAGTACGCCAATTGTACTGGCAATGCATACACCATTGCACAAACATCCGTCCTTAGATGCTAACGGAAGTCAGGTGAATACAACCGATTTGTTAAACGCAAGCACCTTAAAAAATGCATTGAGCGAATTTGCAACCGTTCATGTTTTATCTGGGCATACACATGTTAATTTTTCGGTTGAAGAGCATAACATTATGGAGCATAACACAGCTGCATTGTGTGCAACGTGGTGGTGGACCGGTAGAAACGGTTATGCCGGTAATCATATTTGTAAAGATGGAAGCCCAGGCGGATATGGTATTTGGGAGATGAATAACCGCGATATAAAATGGCGTTTTAAAGGGATTGGTTATGATGAAGATTACCAGTTTAGAACTTACGATCTAAATAGTATTCATATTACAGCGGCCAATTACGCCCCAAATTCAAATGATACCGATTTAGCCGATTATGCCGATGTCTACGCCAGTCCAAGTGCAAACAACGATGTTTTAATAAACGTTTGGGGTTACGATTCGCAATGGCAAATTGAAGTTTTAGAAGGCAATACGCCCTTAGAAATTTCACGAGTAAGTGCTAAAGATCCGTTACATATTATTTCTTATGATGCTTTGCGTTTAAATGCAGGAGCAACCCCGACCAGTGCGTTTGTAACGAATAAAACGGCTCACTTTTTTAAAGTAACGGCAGCTACGCCAGATGCCACTTTAAGTATAAAAGTAACTGATAGATTTGGCAATGTTTACACCGAAAATATGGTGCGCCCCAAAGCGCTAACCTTAGATATGAAATAA
- a CDS encoding SusC/RagA family TonB-linked outer membrane protein, with the protein MKLNLYQKRKFFSDKVLMVFIATITLFGLSTQCVSAQNNLEKTTTLKVKNVTLNQLFNQLEKNTPYRFSYSDDILNNKKVFTYNFTNEKLQTILDQISKDAELNYLVSGSTITLSGLKKVKVYGQVKDEQGMPLVGVNVILKGTKVGVLTDFDGNYNLQAPENSTLLFSFMGMNSVETSIRNGGLFNITMQEDVVAMDEVVVTALNITREEKSLGYSVAKIESDEITKTVSGNWLNSLGGKVAGLTFTSANSGPSSSIRVTLRGDQSLNYGNNEALFVIDGVPVNSGATATRSVSNYAQADAPVDYGDGMSDINPDDIESVSVLKGPAAAALYGSRAANGAIMITTKSGKKNKGLGITVNSSVTFEQAGFFPDFQTQFGNGSDMGASEYSLWNLTSEMAPDGVEQPRHYSRYTFGEAFDANKMRYLYASKNWDNDTYTKLPWVYQDDWYTGLFQTGVTTSNTVSINGNNGKGTSTRFSVTDFKNEWILPNTGFNRNTVSLAINTPVSDKIKLNTKVNYYKKKSDNMPVSGYDETNPMYALVWGFNVNSIQDWKDEYFNGRYNYANWSAGGENGMGLVFPSANSFNPYRTLYEALNTQDKNRVFGSIGLTFDLLKNLTLDLRSGLDWSDEYRTQRKPYYTAGYQNGFYREQTVRVLENNNDFMLRYNNTFSNGRFGLSAMVGGNNRVNEYYNSKITLSELGEEDIYHTTNLPTGVNPDPYNYRSEKVVNSLYGLLSLSWDDAYFLDVTARNDWSSTLSRGNWSYFYPSVSASVLLDKTFNFQENAPWVDMLKVRASWANVGNDTSAYSLDQVYGTTSYPGGYTLPGNIPDPLIQPENVESWEAGIEAKLFKNRLSFDVTAYHSSTTNQIVSVDVDQITGATGMTINAGEISNKGLEVSANFVPVRTKDFKWDFDVTWSKNINKLVSLQDGWDPTVPLQTDMGTTIGSRTYVYSYVGEEMHVIYGRGFQRAPEGATYIDENGEEQDASGMHIVNSEGYPVLDNSPETRIGNVNPDWRAGMVQRFKYKNLMLSATFAGQLGGNAFSVTNFALSYQGKLNNSVEGRYDGIVHPGVNAVENTDGSITYTKNNTVTNSIQTYYNTYVWNRNNTEMNTFDTSYLKLRELRLDYQLPAKLISKIGAFKDVSFGAYATNVFSITDFPQYDPDTGMLNGSNIYKGIESMTFPMTRTYGLNVKLSF; encoded by the coding sequence ATGAAATTAAATTTATACCAAAAAAGGAAATTTTTTTCCGACAAGGTTTTGATGGTATTTATCGCTACCATTACACTTTTTGGGCTATCTACCCAATGTGTTTCAGCACAAAACAATCTTGAAAAAACCACAACCCTTAAAGTAAAAAATGTAACTCTAAATCAGTTATTCAATCAATTAGAGAAAAACACACCGTATCGGTTTAGTTATTCAGACGATATACTAAATAACAAAAAGGTATTCACCTATAATTTCACCAACGAGAAATTACAAACCATTTTAGACCAAATTAGTAAAGATGCTGAATTAAACTACTTGGTAAGCGGTTCTACCATTACGCTAAGCGGTTTAAAAAAGGTAAAGGTTTACGGTCAAGTTAAAGACGAGCAAGGCATGCCTTTAGTTGGGGTAAATGTTATTTTGAAAGGTACCAAGGTTGGAGTGCTTACCGATTTTGACGGGAACTATAACCTGCAGGCACCTGAAAATAGTACTCTTCTGTTTTCTTTTATGGGAATGAACAGTGTTGAAACTTCAATCAGAAATGGGGGGCTGTTCAATATCACCATGCAAGAGGATGTGGTCGCCATGGATGAAGTTGTGGTAACGGCATTGAATATTACTCGTGAGGAAAAATCTTTGGGATATTCTGTGGCCAAAATTGAAAGCGACGAAATAACCAAAACCGTTTCGGGAAACTGGCTGAACAGTTTAGGCGGTAAAGTTGCGGGGTTGACGTTTACTTCGGCAAATTCAGGACCCAGTAGCTCCATCCGGGTTACTTTGAGAGGAGACCAATCGTTAAATTACGGTAATAACGAAGCGCTATTTGTTATTGATGGTGTGCCTGTAAATTCTGGGGCAACGGCTACCCGAAGTGTTAGTAATTATGCACAGGCCGATGCACCTGTAGATTACGGTGATGGAATGAGTGATATTAATCCAGATGATATCGAATCGGTTTCAGTTTTAAAAGGACCAGCGGCTGCGGCCTTGTACGGTTCGCGTGCAGCCAATGGCGCCATTATGATTACCACCAAATCGGGCAAAAAAAATAAAGGTTTGGGTATTACGGTAAACTCTTCGGTAACTTTCGAGCAGGCTGGTTTTTTTCCGGATTTTCAAACGCAATTTGGTAATGGTTCCGACATGGGCGCTAGTGAATATTCACTTTGGAACCTTACGTCAGAAATGGCTCCGGATGGCGTAGAGCAACCAAGGCACTATTCGCGCTATACATTTGGGGAGGCATTCGATGCAAACAAAATGCGTTATTTGTACGCCTCTAAAAATTGGGATAATGATACCTACACCAAATTACCATGGGTATATCAAGACGATTGGTACACGGGCTTATTCCAAACCGGTGTAACAACAAGTAATACGGTTAGTATTAACGGAAATAACGGCAAAGGAACATCAACACGTTTTTCGGTAACCGATTTTAAAAACGAATGGATTTTGCCTAACACGGGTTTTAATAGAAACACCGTTTCCCTTGCTATAAATACGCCTGTTTCAGATAAGATAAAATTGAACACTAAGGTTAATTATTACAAAAAGAAAAGTGATAACATGCCGGTTAGTGGTTACGACGAAACCAACCCAATGTACGCTTTGGTTTGGGGATTCAATGTTAATAGTATTCAAGATTGGAAAGACGAATATTTTAACGGACGTTACAACTACGCCAATTGGAGTGCCGGTGGCGAAAATGGTATGGGGCTTGTGTTTCCTTCAGCAAACTCCTTTAACCCATATCGTACACTTTATGAGGCGTTGAACACGCAAGATAAAAACCGTGTTTTCGGGAGTATTGGTTTAACTTTCGATTTGCTTAAAAACCTAACACTCGATTTGCGTTCTGGTTTAGATTGGTCTGATGAATATAGAACCCAACGTAAACCTTACTACACAGCGGGTTATCAAAACGGATTTTATCGAGAGCAAACCGTTAGAGTTTTAGAAAACAACAACGATTTTATGCTGCGCTACAACAACACGTTTAGTAATGGCCGTTTTGGGCTTTCGGCTATGGTTGGTGGCAATAATCGTGTTAACGAATATTACAACAGCAAGATTACATTAAGTGAGTTGGGCGAAGAAGATATTTACCACACTACAAACTTGCCAACGGGAGTAAATCCAGACCCGTATAACTACCGTAGCGAGAAAGTAGTAAATAGTTTGTATGGTTTGCTATCATTAAGTTGGGACGATGCCTACTTTTTGGATGTTACCGCGCGTAACGATTGGTCCAGTACTTTATCCAGAGGTAATTGGTCGTATTTTTATCCATCGGTTTCTGCAAGTGTTCTGTTGGATAAAACATTCAACTTTCAAGAAAATGCGCCGTGGGTAGATATGTTAAAAGTTCGTGCATCTTGGGCAAATGTAGGTAACGATACGTCGGCGTATTCTCTAGATCAAGTGTATGGTACAACTTCATATCCGGGAGGTTACACGTTACCAGGAAATATTCCAGATCCGTTAATTCAACCAGAAAATGTAGAAAGCTGGGAGGCTGGAATTGAAGCCAAGCTGTTTAAAAACAGACTATCTTTTGATGTTACGGCTTATCATTCTTCAACCACAAACCAAATAGTTTCTGTTGATGTGGATCAGATTACCGGTGCAACGGGGATGACCATTAATGCCGGTGAAATTTCCAATAAAGGATTAGAAGTTTCTGCGAATTTTGTGCCTGTAAGAACCAAAGATTTTAAATGGGATTTTGATGTCACATGGTCTAAAAACATTAATAAGTTAGTGAGCTTACAGGATGGTTGGGACCCTACGGTACCACTACAAACCGATATGGGAACTACTATTGGAAGCAGAACTTATGTGTATTCTTATGTAGGTGAAGAGATGCACGTTATTTACGGTCGTGGGTTTCAAAGAGCACCGGAAGGCGCTACTTACATTGATGAAAATGGTGAAGAGCAAGATGCTTCGGGCATGCACATTGTAAATTCTGAAGGCTATCCGGTATTGGATAATTCACCAGAAACAAGAATTGGTAACGTAAACCCAGATTGGCGAGCAGGAATGGTGCAACGTTTTAAGTATAAAAACTTAATGCTTTCGGCAACTTTTGCAGGACAATTGGGCGGAAATGCATTTTCGGTAACCAACTTTGCTTTGTCTTACCAAGGTAAACTTAATAACTCAGTTGAAGGGCGCTACGATGGCATAGTGCACCCTGGTGTTAATGCCGTTGAAAACACAGATGGTTCTATCACTTACACCAAAAACAACACGGTAACCAACAGTATTCAAACCTATTACAACACCTACGTTTGGAACCGTAACAATACCGAAATGAACACCTTCGATACTTCTTATTTAAAACTAAGAGAATTACGTTTAGATTATCAATTACCGGCAAAATTAATAAGCAAAATCGGGGCATTTAAAGATGTAAGTTTTGGGGCCTACGCTACCAATGTATTCAGTATTACAGATTTTCCGCAGTACGATCCGGATACGGGTATGCTAAACGGCTCTAACATTTACAAAGGTATCGAGTCGATGACTTTCCCAATGACAAGAACTTACGGATTAAACGTTAAACTTTCATTCTAA
- a CDS encoding calcineurin-like phosphoesterase family protein, with product MKSLYIKQSLTLVLFATISFQALAQEKVAGYVFSDANKNGKKESREKGIANVAVTNGVDVVLTDKKGKYELPLGDDNIISVIKPSDYAVASNTDNLPQFFYNHKPKGSPKLKFKGVEATGKLPRLLNFPLMPSEEKDVFTALIFGDPQPYTQEEVDYFAKGVVEEVANIENVPFGLSLGDLVGNDLDLFNPYIQATKKAGIPWYNVLGNHDINFDAKTDELSDETYEAHFGPANYAFNYGKVHFIVLDDVLYPDPRNETKYWGGFREDQLQFIENDLKHVAKDYLIVLAMHIPLSEPVNEDTFRDEDRKRLFDLLKPFQNTLSLSAHTHIQRQDFFTKSDGWHQEKPHHHYNVGTTSGDWYSGRLDENKIPVSTMRDGTPKGYAFINFNGNSYSIDYKVAGKPKTYQMEIFAPKVVAKAKRTKSGIYVNFFMGSQNDEVLYRIDNGDWKTMEYVNEVDPSYVSQIINWDESETLIPGKRGSNPIDSTHLWRGKVLSNLEAGVHTIEVKAKDMFGKEHFASKKYRVEEPKF from the coding sequence ATGAAATCATTATACATAAAACAATCGTTAACGCTAGTACTTTTTGCAACTATAAGTTTTCAAGCTTTAGCACAAGAAAAAGTAGCTGGTTATGTGTTTAGCGATGCCAATAAAAATGGCAAAAAAGAGTCGAGAGAAAAAGGAATTGCTAATGTTGCCGTAACAAACGGCGTTGATGTTGTGCTTACCGATAAAAAAGGAAAGTACGAATTGCCTTTGGGAGACGATAACATCATTTCTGTGATAAAACCAAGTGACTATGCCGTTGCATCAAACACCGATAATTTACCACAGTTTTTTTATAATCATAAACCAAAAGGATCGCCAAAATTAAAATTCAAAGGTGTTGAAGCAACGGGCAAATTACCGCGACTGCTTAATTTTCCTTTAATGCCTTCCGAAGAAAAAGACGTTTTTACCGCCTTGATTTTTGGCGATCCACAACCATATACACAAGAAGAGGTTGACTATTTCGCAAAAGGCGTTGTAGAAGAAGTGGCCAATATTGAAAATGTGCCGTTCGGTTTAAGTCTTGGCGATTTGGTTGGAAATGATTTGGACTTGTTCAATCCGTACATTCAAGCGACAAAAAAAGCAGGAATACCTTGGTATAACGTGTTGGGCAACCACGATATTAATTTTGATGCCAAAACCGATGAGCTTTCCGATGAAACTTATGAAGCGCATTTTGGGCCTGCAAATTATGCTTTCAATTACGGTAAAGTACACTTTATTGTTTTGGATGATGTGCTGTATCCCGATCCGCGAAACGAAACAAAATACTGGGGTGGTTTTAGGGAAGACCAGCTTCAGTTTATTGAAAACGATTTAAAACACGTTGCCAAAGATTATTTAATTGTGTTGGCCATGCATATTCCATTGAGCGAACCCGTAAACGAAGATACGTTTAGAGATGAAGACCGTAAACGATTGTTCGACTTACTGAAACCGTTCCAAAATACGTTGTCGTTATCGGCGCACACACATATACAACGTCAAGATTTCTTTACAAAAAGCGACGGTTGGCACCAAGAAAAACCCCACCATCATTACAATGTAGGCACAACAAGTGGCGATTGGTATTCGGGCAGATTGGATGAAAATAAAATTCCTGTTTCAACCATGCGCGACGGCACGCCAAAAGGTTATGCGTTTATAAACTTTAACGGTAATTCGTATAGTATAGATTATAAAGTGGCGGGGAAACCAAAGACCTATCAAATGGAAATTTTCGCTCCCAAAGTAGTCGCAAAAGCCAAACGAACCAAGTCGGGTATTTATGTGAATTTTTTCATGGGAAGCCAAAACGATGAGGTGCTATACCGTATTGATAATGGCGATTGGAAAACCATGGAATACGTTAATGAAGTTGATCCATCGTATGTTTCCCAAATAATTAATTGGGATGAATCTGAAACTTTAATACCAGGCAAGCGTGGTTCAAACCCAATTGATAGTACACATTTATGGCGAGGGAAGGTGCTTTCAAATCTCGAAGCGGGTGTGCATACCATAGAAGTAAAAGCAAAAGATATGTTTGGCAAAGAACATTTTGCCAGTAAAAAGTATCGGGTTGAAGAACCTAAATTTTAA
- a CDS encoding glycerophosphodiester phosphodiesterase family protein: MKYLKFLLLFVVILGCKEQAKTSIQKEEKAEAKRVQVQGHRGERGHSPENTIVGFKNAILKGVDVIELDVVVSKDNQVVVSHEPYMSSLYVLAPTGDSISKAEEKQFNLYKMTYDSIKTFEVGLKGNVKFPQQKRISAYKPLLSEVIDSVETFLKKRQLPAVGYNIEIKSVPSQYGEYQPQPDKMVELVMQVLNSKAIAGQWNIQSFDPAILNEMHKSYPEVELAYLVSKGGVEDNLKLLNFTPPIYSPNYKLVKNKAFIDSVKAKQMKLIPWTVNDSLAIKEQIDLGVDGIITDYPEKVILQNKRIKS; encoded by the coding sequence ATGAAGTATTTAAAGTTCTTGCTACTGTTTGTAGTGATTTTAGGATGCAAAGAACAGGCTAAAACCTCAATCCAAAAAGAAGAAAAGGCTGAAGCGAAACGAGTTCAGGTACAGGGTCACAGGGGTGAACGTGGGCACAGCCCCGAAAATACCATTGTTGGCTTTAAAAATGCCATCTTAAAAGGCGTGGATGTTATTGAATTGGATGTAGTGGTTTCAAAAGATAATCAAGTGGTTGTTTCCCACGAGCCTTACATGTCATCACTATATGTGTTGGCCCCAACGGGCGACAGTATTTCTAAGGCCGAAGAAAAGCAGTTTAATCTGTATAAAATGACGTATGATAGTATTAAAACCTTTGAAGTTGGACTAAAAGGCAATGTTAAATTTCCTCAGCAAAAGCGAATTTCAGCATACAAACCTTTGTTGTCTGAAGTTATTGACAGCGTAGAAACCTTTTTGAAAAAACGACAATTACCAGCTGTTGGGTACAATATCGAAATTAAATCGGTGCCATCGCAATATGGAGAATATCAGCCGCAACCCGATAAAATGGTCGAGCTTGTTATGCAGGTTTTAAATAGCAAAGCCATAGCAGGACAATGGAATATTCAATCTTTCGACCCAGCAATTCTCAACGAAATGCATAAATCTTATCCAGAGGTTGAATTGGCCTATTTGGTAAGTAAAGGAGGTGTTGAAGATAATTTGAAACTATTGAATTTTACACCCCCAATTTATAGTCCTAACTATAAATTAGTAAAAAACAAAGCATTTATAGATTCTGTAAAAGCAAAACAAATGAAATTGATACCATGGACCGTAAATGATTCTTTAGCGATAAAGGAGCAAATTGATTTGGGTGTAGATGGCATCATAACAGATTATCCTGAAAAAGTAATATTGCAAAACAAAAGAATAAAGAGTTGA